In one window of Paraflavitalea soli DNA:
- a CDS encoding YdeI/OmpD-associated family protein, protein MEKALVNKNKGEGKQKQYIDWIYSAKKEETRIERLAETINRLSRGLTLRQNNSSE, encoded by the coding sequence ATGGAGAAGGCCCTGGTCAATAAAAATAAAGGTGAGGGCAAACAAAAGCAATATATAGACTGGATCTACAGCGCCAAAAAAGAAGAAACCCGGATAGAACGGTTGGCCGAAACCATTAACCGCCTAAGCCGGGGTTTGACATTGCGACAGAACAATAGCAGTGAATAG
- a CDS encoding xylulokinase yields MKYLLGFDIGSSSVKAALIEIANGKLAATAFSPAEEMPIDAPKAGFAEQDPDRWWKELQHALQKLRQQVAFQGDEVAAIGISYQMHGLVCVDKAGKPLRPSIIWCDGRAVTYGNKAFEALGEDFSLSNFLNSPGNFTASKLKWVKENEPDTYKKIHKVMLPGDYIALRLTGEATTTISGLSEGILWNFKTKAIAKELLNYYGIDENLLSAIVPTFGEQGRITSEAADLLGLKAGTPVSYRAGDQPNNAYSLNVLQPGEVAATAGTSGVVYGVTDKVEYDPKSRVNTFVHVTHTEEKPRYGILLCVNGTGILNSWLRKNFFANASYADMNAQAAAITPGADGLSFFPFGNGAERVLENKDLGAMLQGLQFNRHDRGHVARAAQEGIVFSLKYGMEIMQQMGMQLKTIRAGYANMFLSDVFGSVFANTTGCTVELYNTDGAAGAARAAGVGAGIYPDFASCFAGMNVIKKLEPEKALQQQYQDIYGNWKQALLKEL; encoded by the coding sequence GTGAAATACTTACTCGGTTTCGATATTGGCTCTTCCTCCGTTAAGGCCGCATTGATAGAAATAGCCAACGGAAAGCTGGCCGCTACTGCTTTTTCCCCGGCAGAAGAAATGCCCATAGATGCCCCTAAAGCAGGTTTTGCCGAGCAGGACCCCGACAGGTGGTGGAAGGAGTTGCAGCATGCCTTACAAAAATTGCGTCAGCAGGTCGCCTTTCAGGGCGATGAGGTGGCTGCCATCGGTATCTCTTACCAAATGCATGGTCTCGTATGCGTAGACAAAGCAGGTAAGCCTTTGCGCCCCTCCATTATTTGGTGTGATGGTAGGGCTGTTACCTATGGCAACAAAGCATTTGAAGCTCTGGGAGAAGATTTCAGCCTGTCCAATTTCCTCAATTCCCCCGGCAATTTCACCGCCTCCAAACTGAAATGGGTGAAAGAAAACGAACCCGATACTTATAAAAAGATACACAAGGTCATGCTGCCCGGCGATTACATCGCCCTGCGCCTCACCGGCGAAGCAACCACAACTATTTCTGGCCTGTCCGAAGGCATCCTGTGGAATTTTAAGACAAAGGCCATTGCCAAAGAATTGCTGAATTATTACGGAATAGACGAAAACCTGCTATCTGCCATTGTACCCACTTTTGGCGAACAGGGACGTATTACCAGCGAAGCGGCTGATCTACTGGGCCTGAAGGCAGGTACACCCGTCAGTTACCGTGCCGGCGATCAGCCCAACAATGCTTATTCGCTCAACGTATTGCAACCCGGTGAAGTGGCTGCTACAGCTGGTACTTCCGGGGTGGTATATGGTGTTACCGATAAAGTGGAGTATGATCCCAAATCGAGGGTCAACACCTTTGTGCACGTGACCCATACAGAAGAAAAGCCCCGCTATGGCATCCTGCTATGTGTAAACGGCACAGGCATCCTCAATAGCTGGCTGCGCAAGAATTTCTTTGCCAATGCTTCCTATGCGGATATGAATGCCCAGGCCGCTGCTATTACTCCCGGCGCCGATGGATTAAGTTTCTTCCCTTTTGGCAACGGGGCCGAGCGTGTATTGGAAAACAAAGACCTGGGCGCTATGCTGCAGGGCCTCCAGTTCAACCGACATGATCGTGGCCACGTGGCCAGGGCCGCACAGGAAGGCATCGTGTTTTCCCTCAAGTACGGTATGGAGATCATGCAGCAAATGGGCATGCAGTTGAAGACTATCCGGGCAGGCTATGCAAACATGTTCCTGAGCGATGTGTTTGGCAGCGTGTTTGCCAATACTACCGGTTGTACAGTGGAGTTGTACAATACCGATGGGGCTGCCGGCGCCGCCCGTGCAGCAGGTGTAGGGGCAGGCATCTATCCCGACTTCGCATCCTGTTTTGCAGGTATGAACGTCATCAAAAAACTAGAGCCTGAGAAAGCCTTACAGCAACAATATCAAGATATTTATGGCAATTGGAAACAAGCTTTGTTGAAAGAGCTATAG
- a CDS encoding RNA polymerase sigma factor: protein MLADNPKISALLNGCRQNDRNSQKELYYLLRGFAMKICYRYTNAQEESEEIMNEGFVKLFKNVHQFDENRQEDTLLSLKGWFKRILVNTCIDHYRKMNASVSGHVLNTESESIPDHGETGIDILSYKEIVEAIRLLSPGYRAVFNLFVIEGLSHEEIAKVLGISVGASKSNLSKARDNLRKLLLNKTQYNVYVSPQ, encoded by the coding sequence TTGCTCGCAGATAACCCGAAAATTTCTGCCCTGTTGAACGGCTGTCGCCAAAATGACCGTAACAGCCAAAAGGAGCTTTATTACCTGCTCCGCGGGTTTGCTATGAAAATATGTTACCGTTACACCAATGCCCAGGAAGAGTCTGAAGAGATCATGAACGAAGGTTTTGTCAAACTGTTTAAGAATGTACACCAGTTTGATGAAAATCGTCAGGAAGATACCTTACTTTCCCTCAAAGGATGGTTCAAGCGTATCCTGGTCAATACCTGTATTGACCATTATCGCAAAATGAATGCATCCGTCAGTGGGCATGTGTTGAATACTGAATCCGAATCCATTCCAGATCATGGCGAGACTGGTATCGACATTTTATCCTATAAAGAAATAGTAGAAGCTATCCGTTTATTATCACCCGGCTACAGAGCAGTGTTTAACTTGTTTGTGATTGAAGGATTGAGCCATGAGGAAATTGCTAAAGTGCTGGGTATATCAGTAGGTGCGTCAAAGTCCAACTTATCAAAAGCCCGTGATAACCTAAGAAAACTATTGTTGAATAAAACGCAGTACAACGTGTATGTATCCCCTCAATGA
- a CDS encoding SET domain-containing protein yields the protein MILPCLFIAPTREMGRGVFTSQSLEADSIVEISPVIVMGEKDRVLLDQTVLHDYIFEWGNDRKQCCMALGYVPIYNHSYTSNCEYEMDYTHEIITIKTVRFIKAGEELFINYNGNWDDSKPLWFEAT from the coding sequence ATGATCCTGCCATGTTTATTTATTGCTCCTACCCGGGAGATGGGCCGCGGTGTATTTACTTCCCAGAGTCTGGAAGCGGACAGTATTGTTGAGATATCGCCGGTGATCGTAATGGGTGAAAAAGATCGTGTATTGCTCGATCAAACGGTGCTGCACGATTATATTTTTGAGTGGGGCAATGACCGGAAGCAATGCTGCATGGCATTGGGCTATGTACCGATCTATAACCATTCCTACACCTCCAACTGCGAGTATGAGATGGATTATACGCATGAGATCATCACCATCAAAACGGTACGTTTTATCAAGGCAGGGGAAGAATTGTTCATTAACTATAATGGTAACTGGGACGACAGCAAGCCTTTGTGGTTTGAGGCAACATAA
- a CDS encoding DsbA family protein, producing MAVNNKPKVIEIISPKDIWQGPASAPVKLVEFGDYESDACAKAHEVVKKLLHAYGDQVRFNFRHFPLTQIHQRAHKAAEASVGAAQAGKFWEMHDILFHNRKHLGSASLKEHSRDAGVSDKHFLNRLIDSFYGWTVRADLMDGLALGVRDVPTFFINDQLFTGKPTFDALSKAIDEALKGKRKAPVKQRA from the coding sequence ATGGCAGTAAACAATAAACCAAAGGTCATCGAGATCATTTCACCCAAAGACATATGGCAGGGACCTGCCAGTGCACCGGTGAAACTGGTTGAATTCGGTGATTACGAAAGCGATGCCTGCGCCAAAGCCCATGAAGTGGTAAAAAAACTTCTTCATGCCTATGGCGATCAGGTCAGGTTCAATTTCCGGCATTTCCCCCTCACTCAGATACACCAGCGGGCTCACAAAGCAGCTGAAGCATCAGTGGGTGCTGCACAAGCCGGTAAGTTTTGGGAAATGCATGATATATTATTCCACAATCGCAAACACCTGGGCAGCGCAAGTCTGAAAGAACACAGCCGCGATGCAGGCGTTTCCGACAAGCATTTTTTGAATCGACTCATTGATTCGTTCTATGGCTGGACAGTGCGCGCCGACCTGATGGATGGCCTGGCATTAGGAGTAAGAGATGTACCCACATTTTTTATCAATGATCAGCTCTTTACCGGTAAGCCAACTTTCGATGCGCTGAGTAAGGCCATCGACGAAGCCCTGAAGGGAAAGCGTAAAGCGCCCGTCAAACAGCGGGCTTAA
- the clpB gene encoding ATP-dependent chaperone ClpB, which yields MNLNNFTIKAQEVIAQAQQIAFNSGNVNIETEHLLKSLLEQEDSPVDYLLKKNNVTVNLLETKLEEAIDKLPKVSGGAQPAQSIGRDANNAILRASNNLKQFGDEFVSVEHLLVSLIQGSDNTARLLKDAGLTEKGLVTAIKDLRKGDTIKSQTQETQFNALNKYAKNLNELARQGKLDPVIGRDEEIRRTLHILSRRSKNNPILVGEPGVGKTAIAEGLAMRIVNGDVPENLKSKIIYALDMGQLIAGAKYKGEFEERLKGVVKEVSTSDGEIVLFIDEIHTLVGAGGGEGAMDAANILKPALARGELRAIGATTLNEYQKFFEKDKALERRFQKVMIEEPSVEDAISILRGLKDRYETHHHVRIKDEAIIAAVELSHRYITDRFLPDKAIDLIDESAAKLRLEMNSMPEELDKLERQIRQLEIEREAIKRENDEYKLRELNTDIANLSVERDTFKAKWKAEKEIVDKVQNAKAAIEQLKLEAEQAERNGEYGKVAEIRYGKIKEQEKIIEDLSEQLDVINEKRLLKEEVDAEDIAENVAKATGIPVTRMLQSEKEKLLHLEDHLHERVVGQEEAITAVADAIRRSRAGLQDPRKPIGSFIFLGTTGVGKTELAKALAEYLFDDESMMTRIDMSEYQEKHTVSRLVGAPPGYVGYDEGGQLTESVRRKPYSVVLLDEIEKAHPDVWNVLLQVLDDGRLTDNKGRVVNFKNTIIIMTSNIGSHLIQEAFEGVNERNLEEATDKAKVEVMNLLRQTIRPEFLNRVDEVIMFQPLLKKEIRGIITIQLNNLRKMVADNGIDLQFSDYAIDFLAENGFDPQFGARPLKRLIQKEIVNKLSKKILAGDIDKTHPVLVDVFDGVVVFRNEVPNHITS from the coding sequence ATGAACTTGAACAATTTTACCATCAAAGCCCAGGAAGTGATTGCGCAGGCGCAACAGATCGCTTTTAATAGTGGCAATGTGAATATAGAAACAGAGCACCTGCTGAAGAGCCTCCTCGAACAGGAGGATTCACCCGTGGATTACCTGTTGAAGAAAAATAATGTGACCGTCAACCTCCTGGAGACGAAACTGGAGGAAGCTATTGATAAACTGCCCAAAGTAAGTGGCGGTGCGCAGCCGGCACAATCTATTGGCCGGGATGCCAACAATGCCATTCTGCGGGCAAGTAATAACCTCAAGCAGTTTGGCGATGAGTTTGTAAGCGTAGAACACCTGTTGGTGTCCCTGATACAAGGCAGCGATAATACTGCCAGGTTATTGAAAGATGCAGGTCTTACAGAAAAAGGGCTTGTAACCGCCATCAAGGACCTGCGCAAAGGCGATACCATCAAGAGCCAAACACAGGAAACGCAGTTCAACGCCCTGAACAAATATGCCAAGAACTTAAATGAGCTCGCACGCCAGGGCAAACTGGATCCGGTGATCGGGAGGGATGAAGAGATCAGGCGTACCCTCCATATCTTATCCCGCCGCAGCAAGAACAACCCCATATTGGTGGGTGAGCCCGGCGTAGGTAAAACAGCTATTGCAGAAGGATTGGCCATGCGCATCGTAAATGGTGATGTACCCGAAAACCTGAAAAGCAAGATCATCTACGCCCTCGATATGGGTCAGCTGATCGCAGGCGCCAAATACAAAGGAGAATTTGAGGAAAGATTGAAAGGCGTAGTAAAAGAAGTGAGCACCAGCGATGGCGAGATCGTGCTATTTATTGATGAGATACATACCCTTGTAGGTGCGGGCGGTGGTGAAGGCGCTATGGATGCTGCCAATATCCTCAAACCGGCCCTGGCGAGAGGTGAGTTGAGGGCCATAGGTGCTACCACCCTCAATGAATACCAGAAGTTTTTTGAGAAAGATAAAGCCCTGGAGCGCCGCTTCCAGAAAGTAATGATAGAAGAGCCCTCTGTGGAGGATGCTATTTCCATCCTGCGCGGCTTGAAAGACCGCTATGAAACACACCACCATGTGCGCATCAAGGATGAAGCCATCATTGCTGCTGTGGAACTGTCTCACCGCTACATTACCGATCGTTTCCTGCCCGATAAGGCCATTGACCTCATCGATGAAAGTGCAGCCAAACTGCGCCTGGAGATGAACAGTATGCCCGAAGAGCTCGATAAGCTTGAAAGACAGATACGCCAGTTGGAAATTGAGCGCGAAGCCATCAAGCGGGAAAATGATGAATACAAGCTCCGCGAGCTCAATACAGACATTGCCAACCTGAGCGTAGAGCGTGATACCTTCAAAGCAAAATGGAAAGCAGAAAAAGAAATAGTAGATAAAGTACAAAATGCCAAAGCAGCCATTGAGCAGTTAAAGCTCGAAGCTGAACAGGCTGAACGCAATGGCGAATACGGTAAGGTAGCTGAAATACGCTACGGCAAGATCAAAGAACAGGAGAAGATCATAGAGGATTTATCAGAGCAGTTGGACGTGATCAATGAAAAGCGTTTGTTGAAAGAGGAAGTAGATGCGGAAGACATTGCAGAGAATGTGGCCAAGGCAACCGGCATTCCGGTAACGCGTATGTTACAGAGTGAAAAAGAAAAACTGTTGCACCTCGAAGATCATCTCCACGAACGTGTGGTAGGACAGGAGGAAGCTATTACCGCCGTAGCGGATGCTATCCGCCGTAGTCGCGCAGGTTTACAGGATCCCAGGAAGCCTATCGGTTCCTTCATCTTCCTCGGTACTACCGGTGTAGGTAAAACGGAACTGGCCAAAGCCCTGGCCGAATACCTCTTCGACGATGAAAGTATGATGACGCGCATTGACATGAGTGAGTACCAGGAAAAACATACGGTGTCGCGGCTGGTAGGCGCCCCTCCGGGATATGTGGGTTATGATGAAGGTGGACAACTTACTGAATCAGTAAGACGCAAACCATACAGCGTAGTCCTCCTCGATGAAATTGAGAAAGCTCACCCCGATGTATGGAATGTGCTCCTCCAGGTGCTGGATGATGGCCGCTTAACAGATAATAAAGGCCGTGTGGTCAACTTTAAGAACACCATCATCATCATGACCAGCAATATAGGCAGCCACCTTATACAGGAAGCCTTTGAGGGCGTCAATGAACGCAACCTCGAGGAAGCTACTGATAAAGCAAAAGTGGAAGTCATGAACCTCCTGAGGCAAACCATCCGCCCCGAGTTCCTGAACCGGGTAGATGAGGTCATCATGTTCCAGCCATTGCTCAAAAAAGAGATCCGGGGTATTATCACTATTCAACTCAACAACCTGCGGAAAATGGTGGCCGACAATGGCATCGACCTCCAGTTCAGTGATTATGCGATCGACTTTTTGGCCGAAAACGGATTTGATCCCCAGTTCGGCGCCCGGCCCCTTAAAAGGCTCATACAAAAAGAGATCGTCAATAAGCTATCGAAAAAGATACTGGCAGGCGATATAGACAAAACCCACCCCGTACTCGTGGATGTATTCGATGGGGTAGTGGTATTCAGGAATGAAGTGCCCAACCACATCACTTCCTGA
- the queG gene encoding tRNA epoxyqueuosine(34) reductase QueG, producing the protein MRTIEQHTTLIKTYAAQLGFDYCGIARAQRLDEDARRLESWLQQGMHGSMGYMENHFELRIDPTKLVPGAQSVITLLLNYYPAEQQDPDSLQVAKYAYGKDYHEVIREKLNRLLALIKLHIGEVQGRGFVDSAPVLERTWAQRSGLGWIGKNGNLLTKQGGSFFFIATLITDLPLRYDDPYAKDFCGTCTKCIDACPTDAILDNKVVDGSKCISYFTIELKDKLIPGEMKNKFDNWFFGCDTCQDVCPWNRFAQATQETEFSPIPELLHFTTAEWQSLTEDAFKKIFRHSPLKRSKFSGIQRNLTFVQNTFDGEGPGQ; encoded by the coding sequence ATGCGCACTATTGAGCAACATACTACACTCATTAAAACCTATGCTGCGCAGCTGGGGTTTGATTATTGTGGCATTGCCAGGGCGCAGCGGCTGGATGAGGATGCGCGGCGGCTGGAGAGCTGGTTGCAGCAGGGTATGCATGGTTCGATGGGGTATATGGAAAACCATTTTGAGCTGCGGATAGATCCCACCAAGCTGGTACCCGGCGCACAATCGGTGATCACGCTATTGCTGAATTACTACCCGGCAGAACAGCAGGACCCGGATTCGCTACAGGTAGCCAAGTATGCCTATGGGAAAGATTATCATGAAGTAATACGGGAAAAGCTCAACCGGCTGCTGGCACTGATAAAACTCCATATCGGGGAAGTACAGGGAAGGGGGTTTGTAGATTCGGCCCCGGTATTGGAAAGGACCTGGGCGCAACGAAGCGGCCTGGGATGGATTGGCAAAAACGGTAACCTGCTGACGAAGCAGGGAGGCTCTTTTTTCTTTATCGCTACGCTGATCACGGACCTGCCGCTACGGTATGATGATCCTTATGCCAAGGATTTTTGCGGCACTTGCACAAAATGCATTGATGCCTGCCCTACGGATGCTATCCTGGACAATAAGGTGGTGGATGGGAGTAAGTGTATTTCGTATTTTACGATTGAATTAAAAGATAAGCTGATCCCCGGAGAAATGAAGAACAAGTTTGACAACTGGTTCTTTGGCTGCGATACCTGCCAGGATGTATGTCCCTGGAACCGGTTTGCGCAGGCTACGCAGGAGACTGAATTCTCACCCATTCCTGAATTGCTTCATTTTACAACTGCCGAATGGCAGTCCTTGACAGAAGACGCTTTCAAAAAGATATTCCGTCATTCTCCGCTCAAGCGATCCAAATTCTCGGGCATTCAACGTAACCTGACCTTTGTACAAAACACTTTCGATGGAGAAGGCCCTGGTCAATAA
- a CDS encoding serine hydrolase domain-containing protein: MSVKIPQTCPKFSLFLFFLLLLQFAQGQTDFSRVDQLLEKNKKLLGNNVVALVWKDGKVIYQKEIGTDFTAKTQAPIASCSKWLTAATIMTLVDEGKISLDDQVSKYIPVLDKYMKGYITIRQCLSHTTGIDGKGGLASLLQRKKFESLADEANAIAAKEISNNPGKEFAYGSSGLNLAARVAEIVSKKDFSRLVQEKITRPLKMRATTFVNDNGNAPNPSGGAQSSALDYMNFLIMILNKGVFEGKRILSEESIGEMQKNHFPGLPVKFTPKVAEGFEYGLGEWIQEKDANGNSTVVSSPGLFGTWPYVDKCRGYAAIIFVKTILGEQKKDFYLQFKEAVDEQVGPCK, encoded by the coding sequence ATGTCAGTAAAAATCCCCCAAACCTGTCCAAAGTTCAGTCTATTCCTGTTTTTCCTGTTATTGTTGCAGTTTGCCCAGGGCCAAACCGATTTCAGCCGGGTGGACCAATTGCTGGAAAAGAACAAGAAATTATTGGGTAACAATGTGGTAGCCCTGGTTTGGAAGGATGGCAAGGTCATTTATCAGAAGGAGATCGGAACGGATTTCACAGCCAAAACGCAGGCGCCGATCGCCAGCTGTAGTAAGTGGCTCACAGCGGCCACTATCATGACCCTGGTAGATGAAGGAAAAATATCATTGGATGATCAGGTCAGTAAATATATCCCGGTGCTGGACAAATACATGAAAGGATATATCACGATCCGGCAGTGCCTGTCGCATACGACAGGTATTGATGGAAAAGGCGGGCTGGCAAGTTTATTACAACGCAAGAAATTTGAGTCGCTGGCAGATGAAGCGAATGCCATTGCCGCCAAAGAGATCTCCAATAACCCCGGAAAAGAGTTTGCCTATGGCAGCAGCGGCCTTAACCTGGCAGCCCGGGTAGCGGAGATCGTCAGCAAAAAGGATTTCAGCCGGCTGGTGCAGGAAAAGATCACGCGTCCACTGAAGATGCGGGCAACGACTTTCGTTAATGACAATGGCAATGCGCCCAATCCTTCAGGCGGGGCACAATCGAGCGCGCTTGATTATATGAATTTCCTGATCATGATCCTCAATAAAGGGGTATTTGAAGGCAAGCGTATATTGAGTGAGGAGTCGATCGGCGAGATGCAGAAGAACCATTTTCCCGGACTGCCGGTGAAGTTTACGCCGAAGGTAGCGGAGGGATTTGAATACGGACTGGGGGAATGGATACAGGAAAAGGATGCCAATGGCAACAGCACGGTGGTGAGCAGCCCTGGTCTTTTTGGCACCTGGCCCTATGTAGACAAATGCCGCGGTTATGCTGCGATCATTTTTGTAAAAACAATACTGGGTGAACAGAAGAAAGATTTCTACCTGCAGTTTAAAGAAGCGGTGGATGAGCAGGTGGGACCGTGTAAATGA
- a CDS encoding DUF4403 family protein — MKFLPAFLFLSTLFFLASCGSSKKAVTATEPPARLLPALPVSQINIPIKVYMKPLLNLMDSMTAKEFTSEKWPNYLQSGCDFRYKYRFVRAPFIFTCVNNKVNIAFRGNYQIAGSRCVCAFDKQVSPWVSGSCGFGDEALRRVDINISSLLNLLPNHQVSTTTRLETLKPIDKCQVTLLQNDMTKEIMDSIKASVETYCTTFDNFVQAVNNNDFLKQWRSGGSRVMPISRYGFLNLNPSMLRVSKFNVNRDTLYFAIGFQGAPKFSSDSIRLVTRGPLPPITGTDNAGAISTYLDAVYEYKFFNKLLNDSLGNKPFEVEGRTFVIKDVNVRGSNDGKIAVDVSFTGNRKGVLHLSGTPVLDTAKQFLSMPDISFALDTKDILVNIAKGMFRKKIMKELQGKSVLDIAALIQKNKALIEARLNQQVTDWMSTSGRLESIKIVGLLPQKDYIQVQAYIKGNIVLIGRPPANLLSMKQ, encoded by the coding sequence ATGAAATTCCTTCCGGCCTTCCTTTTCCTGAGTACTTTGTTTTTCCTGGCTTCCTGTGGCAGTTCTAAAAAAGCCGTTACCGCCACTGAGCCGCCTGCCCGTCTCTTGCCGGCCCTGCCTGTATCACAGATCAACATTCCCATCAAGGTATACATGAAACCCCTGTTGAACCTGATGGACAGCATGACCGCCAAAGAATTTACCAGTGAAAAATGGCCCAACTACCTCCAGAGCGGCTGCGATTTCCGCTACAAATACCGCTTTGTACGCGCTCCCTTTATCTTCACCTGCGTAAACAATAAAGTGAATATTGCTTTTCGTGGTAATTACCAGATTGCCGGCAGCCGCTGTGTCTGCGCGTTTGATAAACAAGTGTCCCCCTGGGTAAGCGGCAGCTGCGGCTTTGGCGATGAGGCCCTCCGAAGGGTGGATATCAATATCAGCTCTTTGCTCAACCTGCTGCCCAATCACCAGGTATCGACCACCACCCGCCTGGAAACACTCAAGCCCATAGACAAATGCCAGGTAACCCTGCTGCAGAACGACATGACCAAAGAGATCATGGACAGCATCAAAGCATCCGTCGAAACCTATTGCACCACCTTCGACAACTTTGTACAGGCCGTCAACAACAACGATTTCCTGAAACAATGGCGTAGCGGCGGTAGCCGCGTAATGCCCATCAGTCGTTATGGTTTCCTCAACCTCAACCCCTCCATGCTGCGCGTGAGTAAGTTCAATGTGAACAGAGACACGTTGTATTTCGCCATTGGCTTTCAGGGCGCCCCTAAGTTCTCGTCCGACAGCATCCGCCTGGTTACCAGGGGCCCCTTGCCCCCCATCACCGGTACCGACAATGCCGGGGCTATCAGCACTTACCTCGATGCCGTCTATGAATACAAGTTTTTCAATAAACTACTCAACGACAGTTTGGGTAATAAGCCTTTCGAAGTAGAAGGAAGGACTTTTGTCATCAAAGACGTGAATGTACGCGGCAGCAACGATGGTAAAATAGCAGTGGATGTTTCCTTCACCGGCAACCGCAAAGGCGTATTGCACCTCAGTGGCACCCCCGTTCTCGACACGGCCAAACAATTCCTTTCCATGCCCGATATCTCCTTTGCCCTCGATACAAAAGATATCCTCGTCAATATTGCCAAGGGCATGTTCCGTAAAAAGATCATGAAAGAGCTCCAGGGCAAGTCTGTACTGGACATTGCCGCCCTTATTCAGAAAAACAAAGCCCTGATCGAGGCCCGGCTCAACCAGCAGGTGACCGACTGGATGAGTACCTCCGGCCGGCTCGAAAGTATTAAAATAGTGGGCCTTTTGCCCCAGAAAGACTATATCCAGGTGCAGGCCTATATTAAGGGCAACATAGTTCTTATTGGCCGTCCCCCAGCTAACTTGTTGAGTATGAAACAGTAA
- a CDS encoding porin family protein: protein MYPLNDNDLDRMSREAADQFDVEQNTSGWEALENRLNRELPLKEDKERRRFLFWLFLIVLLAGGGLLWTMTGKRSDTNLAVTGTNTVPSANNNQNNNEPVTPASTSGVHTEQAAPTTIPTTTADAQHQATPGSTQTDDNSSTTPASGNPASTARVPAKEPGTAAENNNNKSSATTIKQQTIAGNKKNKEQPIRSAIAKTSSARKGKQGLASQSSFRENNPLPIPEETTQQGREPKASIVSWNGIKAGAIGSINAPKLTIAPDSNAGPGQKTASKKKDNKQNKGFEIGLVAGPDMSNVKFTDMDKAGYNAGLQIGYRFSNRWSVNTGLLYTRKNYTADGKDWTKTGWLRNTDLHSVWGYCKMFEIPLNVRYDFSVNKKQRWFASAGASTYIMTGESYAYDYTYNGNRMQTPMWDRDSTSNYPFSILNLSGGFERALNKRFSLQAEPYLKIPMKGLGYGKLDLTSYGIYFSVKYRFYK, encoded by the coding sequence ATGTATCCCCTCAATGATAACGACCTTGACCGGATGAGCAGGGAAGCTGCTGACCAATTTGATGTGGAGCAAAACACATCAGGCTGGGAAGCGCTTGAAAACCGGCTCAACAGGGAATTGCCCCTCAAAGAGGACAAGGAGCGCAGGCGCTTCCTGTTCTGGCTGTTCCTTATTGTACTGCTGGCAGGCGGTGGTTTGTTGTGGACTATGACCGGTAAAAGATCAGATACCAATCTTGCTGTAACCGGAACAAATACTGTACCATCTGCTAACAACAATCAAAATAATAACGAACCAGTAACGCCTGCTTCGACATCCGGTGTTCATACTGAGCAAGCAGCCCCAACAACTATACCTACAACAACCGCTGATGCACAGCATCAGGCAACGCCCGGATCAACACAGACCGATGATAACAGCAGCACAACACCTGCTTCGGGTAATCCTGCATCAACAGCCAGGGTACCTGCCAAAGAGCCCGGCACAGCGGCTGAAAATAATAACAACAAGTCCTCCGCTACCACAATTAAACAGCAAACCATAGCCGGTAATAAAAAGAACAAAGAACAACCCATCCGGTCAGCAATAGCTAAAACATCCTCTGCACGAAAAGGTAAACAGGGTCTTGCCAGCCAATCATCATTCAGAGAAAACAATCCCCTGCCGATCCCCGAAGAAACTACACAACAAGGACGTGAGCCCAAAGCGAGTATCGTTTCATGGAACGGTATAAAGGCAGGAGCTATTGGCTCCATCAATGCCCCTAAGCTTACTATTGCTCCCGATAGCAATGCCGGCCCTGGCCAAAAGACGGCCTCAAAGAAAAAAGACAACAAGCAAAACAAAGGATTTGAAATAGGTCTCGTAGCAGGTCCCGACATGAGCAATGTGAAATTTACCGACATGGATAAGGCCGGCTACAATGCAGGTCTCCAGATTGGCTATCGTTTCTCCAACCGCTGGTCCGTGAATACAGGCTTACTGTATACCCGGAAAAATTATACCGCTGATGGCAAGGACTGGACTAAGACCGGCTGGTTGCGAAATACTGATCTCCATTCCGTGTGGGGTTACTGCAAGATGTTTGAAATACCTCTTAATGTACGGTACGATTTCTCAGTCAATAAAAAACAACGTTGGTTTGCCAGTGCAGGTGCATCTACCTACATCATGACCGGTGAATCGTATGCCTACGATTATACCTATAATGGCAACCGTATGCAAACCCCTATGTGGGATAGAGATTCTACCAGCAACTATCCATTCTCCATCCTTAACCTTTCAGGTGGTTTTGAACGCGCCCTCAACAAGCGTTTCTCACTACAGGCCGAACCTTACCTGAAGATCCCGATGAAAGGATTGGGCTATGGAAAACTGGACCTTACCAGCTACGGCATCTATTTCTCCGTAAAGTATCGGTTCTATAAATAA